The nucleotide window AGCACTTCGGTGGCGCGCTCGCGTCGAAGGCGGGCGGCGCCGAGACCGAGACAATGATCCTCGCTGGACTGTCGTCCGTCCTCCTCCTGTTCGTCCTCGGCCCGCTGGGCGTCGTGGTTGGCGTCGTCGCCGTCGTCGTCCTGGCCGAACTGCGCGCCGGGAAGGAGCCGCGGGAGGCCGTGGTCGCCTCCGTGTGGACGGTCGCCGGGCTGCTCGGTTCCACGGTGGCGCAGTTCCTCCTGACGCTCTCGATGCTCGTGGGATTCGTCACGTTCGTGCTCCTGCTCAGCTGAGCCGCTCCACGGCGAGCGCGGCCCGGAGCGCCAGCGCGTCCTCTCCGCGAGGTGCGGCGAACTGGATGCCGACCGGCGCCCCGTCCGCACGGCTGCACGGGACGGAAACGGCCGGGGAGCCGGTGTTGTTGAACGGCGCCGTGTTCGCGACCACCTCGGGGACCGAGACCTCGTGGCGGTCCTCCCCGCCGACCGCCCCGAATTCCGGGGCCGTCATCGGCGTCGTCGGTGCGGCGAGCACGTCCACGCGGTCGAAGCAGGAACGGGTCCGGCGGACCTGTCGGCGACGTGCGTCCCACCCCGCCGCGTAGGCGTCGCGTCCCTCGCGCCGCAACGCCTCCCCGATGGCCGCGAGGCGGTGGACGCGCGGAGGGACCTCGGCGTCGGAGAGCGAGGTCGCGAGCGCGGTGCGGGCGTCCGGGAAGCGCCCGTTTCCGAGCGGCTGACCGCCGCCGGCCCGGAGCCGGGCGAACTCCCGGAGGGTGTGGAGCTGGTTGACGAATCCGGCGTCCCCGTGCTCTGGGAAGTCGAGGCGCTCCACCGTCACGCCCGCGCGGCCGGCCAGGTCGGCGAGCGTCCCCTCGACGGTGGCCCGCACGCCCGGGTCGGCCGCCGCGACGAACTCCTCTGGGACGCCGACGCGGAGGCGACCGAGTTCCGAATCGAGCGTTCCCGTTGGCCTGACGGGGTCCGTGTGAGCGGTGGCGGGACGGAGCGGGTCGCCGCCGCCGAGTGCGCCGAGCACGCGGGCCGCCGTCCCCACGTCGCGGGCGAGGACGCCGACGTGGTCGAGCGTCGGTGCGAGGTCGAGCACGCCGGTCCGGGGGACCAGATCGAACGTCGGCTTCACGCCGACGAGGTCGCAGAACGACGCCGGTACGCGGACGCTCCCGGCCGTGTCCGTGCCGAGCGCCGCGTCCGCCAGCCCGCCCGCGACCGCCGCGGCGCTCCCGCTGGAGGACCCGCCGGGAACCGCGCCGGCGACGGCCGGGTTCTCCGTCCGGCCCGCGACGCAGCCCTCGCCGGTGACGCCGAGTGCGAACGGGTCCATCCGCGTAGTCCCGACGAGGTCGGCGCCCGCGACGCGCAGTCGCTCGACGACCGTCGCGTCGTGGTCCGGCTCCCAGGCGAGTCGGCCGGTACCGGCGCGGTGGGTCACGCCCCTCACGGCGACGTTGTCCTTCGTCGCCAAATCGAGGTCGGAGAGCGGCCCGTCCACCGACTCCGGCGTCTCGAGTGCCGTGGCGAACGCGCCGTACGGGTCGGCCCTGCCGACCGGTTCGGCGGGCGGGAACGCGGGGTAGGTATCGTCCCCGGGCAGCGACCGCGCGCGTTCGACGAACCGCCGGGCCGCCTCCTCCTGCTCGTCCCACGCTCCCTCGGTCATATCCCTGCCTTCGGGTGGGGGATGAAAACAGTTCTGGCAGCTGACGACTACAGCCCGAGTAGGTCGCGGGCCTCCGCCGGCGAGGCGACCGGCCGTCCGAGTTCCTCGGCGATGCGAACCGAACGAGCGACGAGCGCCTCGTTCGTGGCGCGCTCGCCCTTCCGGTAGTAGCTGTTGTCCTCCAGCCCGACGCGGACGTGCCCGCCGAGCAGCAGCGACTGCGTGGTGAGCGGGAGCTGGTGCGGTCCGAACCCGATCACGTTGAACTCCGCGCGGTCGGGGAGCTGGTCGACCATGTGCTGGAGGTTGGCCGGCGAGGGCGGGGAGAGCGTCCCCGGCCCGAAGATGAGATTCAGGTACGGCGGATCCGCGAGGTCGTCGAGGATGCGGAACGACTCGTTGAGGTGGCCGTCGTTGAACACCTCGAGTTCGGGCTTGATCCCCCGCTCGCGCATCTCCGCGTGGAGGCCGTCGATGGTGTCGCGGGTGTTCTCGCTGGTGAGCCGTCGCCCGCGGTTCATCGGACCCATGTCGAGGCTGGCCATCTCCGGTGCGGGGTCGGTCCGGAGCGGTTCGGCCCGGAGCGCGTCCGGCGCGGCGGTGCCGCCCGTCGAGTGCTGGATGACGAGGTCGTCGGTCGCGTCGCGCACGGCGTCGGTCACCGCCTGGAACCGCTCGGTCGAGAACGCGCGCTCGCCGTTGTCCCGCCTGGCGTGCAGGTGGACGATGGCCGCGCCGGCCTCCTCGCAGGCGGCCGCGGCGGCGGCGATCTCCTCGGGCGTCTCGGGCAATCCCGGGTGGGTTTCCTTCCCGTGGATCCCGCCGGTCAGCGCCGCCGTGACGACGACTGGTTTGCCGTCGAGGTACTCCTGGTACGTCATTCGTCCCAGTCGAGCCCCTCGTGTTCGCGGAAGTACTCGCAGTCTGCCTCTGGGTCGAGGTCGTAGCGTTCGGTACAGATGTCGGCGCGGACCGGCTGGACGAACCTCTCCGCCACGGTGCAGAACGCTCGGGCCGTCTCGAACTCCCGACTCCCGTCGCCCTCGCGGTACTCCAGGTGCGGGCACGTCATACCCACACTGCGGCCGCCGACCGTTTAGGTGTGACCGTCGGTGACACACGTGTTACCGCAGCGGGGCGGGAGCGCCGCTCAGGCGAACACGACGCCGTCGAACGAGCCCGAGAGGACGAGTTCCCCGTCCCCGTTGTGGCAGACGAACGGGGCGGTGACGTCCGCGCGACCGTCGCCGTGCTCGACGTCCGCCACGGTCACCTCGCAGACGATGCGCTCGCCGGTGTGGACCGGTCGGCGGAACTCGAAGGTCATCTCCCGGGCGAGCACGTCGAGGTCCCCGCCGATCTTCGTCGGCAGCGTCGCGGTGAGCAGGCCGTGGACGAGCAGGCGACCCTGCTCGTCCCGTTCCTCGTGGTGGGTGCCGCGGTCGCCCGAGAGGTCGGCGAACTCCCGGACCTCCTCCCGGGTGAAGGTGCGCTCGTGGCGGACGACGGTTCCCTCCTCGGGGAGGTCTGCCGGGTTCATGAGGGCGCGTCGAACCGCCGGAGGAAGAACGTGGTGGGTGCGCGAACTCGACGGACGTAGGGAAGCGCTCGCCGTCGGAGTCGCTCCGATCGAGGGTCCTACGCGCCGATGTACTTCTCGTTGATCTCGTACTCGCCCCGGTCGTTCTCGACGAGGTACTCGCCGTAGTACGGGACCCGATCCGCGACGACCTGGCGGTACGCCTCGCGGATCTCCGGCTTCGTCATCTCGCCCATCGACTTCAGGTCGTCGTTGCGGTTGAGACAGCCCTTCAGGTAGCCCTCGTGGGTGACGCGGACGCGGCCGCAGTTGGCGCAGAAGCCGGCGTTCTCGACGGGGTCGACGATCTCGACCATCCCGCCGTTCACGAAGTAGCGCTTCCGGTCGTGCATCTCCCGTCGCTCAACGCGGTCGGCGATGTCGGCGAGCCAGTCGTGAACGCGTCCGATGTCGATGTTCCACTCGGGCCTGCCAGTGAGCTCCGGCATGTACTCGATGAGCTGGAGCTGGAGTCCGTCGTTCTCCGCGACGTGTTCGACCATCCCCTCGACGTACCCGGCCGTGTGTTCGAAGACGACCATGTTCAACTTCACCGGAGCCAGCCCGGCGTCGAGTGCCGCCTCCACCCCCTCCATTACCTTCTCGTAGGCGCCCGACTTCGTGATCTCCCCGAACGCCTCCGGGTCGAGCGCGTCCTGCGAGACGTTCACGCGGTCGAGACCTGCGTCCACGAGGTCCTCCGCGCGTCCGGGGAGGAACGTGCCGTTCGTCGTCATCGACGTCTCCATCGAGTCGGGGGTCCGGCGGATGATCTCCTCGAGGTCCTCGCGGAGCATCGGCTCCCCGCCGGTCAACTTTACCGAGTCGACACCGAACTCGGCTGCGACCTCCAGAAAGGTGACCACGTCGTCGGCGGTCATCTCGTTTTCCTGGGCGTCCATCGGCCCGCGCGTGTCCCCGAGGCCCTCGTTGTGACAGTAGACGCAGTCGAAGTTGCACCGGTCGGTAAGCGAGACGCGAACCCCGGTCACCGCACGTCCGAAGTCGTCCTCCAGCGGGGCCTGCATATAGCCGAGAATTCTCGCGGAGGGACTTGAACTTGTGGTGCAATCGGGTGAGATTGTAATCAGATATGGTTACAGATCGGCGTCGCGAGCGAGTTCGGTGTGACCCCTTCACAACCCTTATTCGCGGGGCTCGCTGAAGGTGGAACATGGACGAAGCAACGGTTCGCGACCGCCTCGCGACCGTCGAGGACCCGGCGCTCGGCGACGACATCGTCTCGCTCGGGCTGGTTAACGCGGTAGAGGTGGACGACGAGGCGGGCGTCGTCCGCGTGTCACTCGCGCTCGGCGCGCCGTACTCGCCCGACGAGACGGACATGGCCGGACGGGTCCGCGAGGCGCTCTCGGGGACCGACTACGAGATCGACCTCTCGGCCAGCCTCCCCTCCGACGTCGGCGAGGAGGATCAGGTGCTCCCCGGCGTGACGAACGTCATCGCCGTCGCCTCCGGGAAGGGGGGCGTCGGCAAGTCCACGGTCGCCGTGAACCTCGCGGCCGGGCTCTCGAAGCTCGGCGCGCGCGTGGGCCTGTTCGACGCCGACGTGTACGGTCCGAACGTCCCGCGGATGGTCGACGCCGACGAGGCGCCGCGCGCGACGGGCGAGGACACCATCGTGCCGCCGGAGAAGTACGGGATGCGCCTGATGAGCATGGCGTTCCTCGTCGGCGAGGACGACCCGGTCATCTGGCGCGGCCCGATGGTCCACAAGGTGCTGACCCAGCTCGTCGAGGACGTGGAGTGGGGTGACCTCGACTACATGGTGCTCGACCTCCCGCCGGGGACGGGCGACACGCAGCTCACCATCCTCCAGACGCTCCCGCTCACGGGCGCCGTCATCGTCACGACGCCCGAGGACGTCGCGCTCGACGACGCGAACAAGGGGCTGCGGATGTTCGGCAAGCACGAGACGAACGTGCTCGGCATCGTGGAGAACATGAGCGGCTTCGTCTGCCCGGACTGCGGCAGCGAACACGACGTGTTCGGCAAGGGCGGCGGGAAGGCGTTCGCGGCGGACAACGACCTGCCGTTCCTCGGCGGCGTCCCGCTCGACCCGGCGGTCCGGAAGGGCGGCGACGGCGGGAAGCCCATCGTGCTGCGCGAGGACTCGGAGACGGCGGACGCGTTCAAGCTCGTCACCGAGAACGTCGCCAACAACGTCGGCGTCGTCCAGCGCCGGCGGGCGAGCCAGCGCGCCTCCCGCGACGCGCCGACGCAGTAGGTGACCGCGACGCTCCGTCGTAACGGACTCAGTAAGGGCTTAGGCGCGGGCCGACCAGGGACGCGACATGACCGACCCCGATTCTCCCGATGACGAACTCCCGCCCGACCTGCAGGAGGAGGACTGGGCGCTCGCGCCGGAGTCCGACGCCGAGTTCGTCCCCGACGCCGACCGGCGCCGGTTTCTCCGGCAGGTCGCGGAGGACGTGCGCGGCGAGTCGAGCGAGTCGAAACAGCTCTCGGCCATCCTCTACCGCGTCTCGGACCTGTACGACCCCGACGAGGACACCTCGCCCGAGGAGATCTACCTCAACGTCAGGCGGATCATGCAGATCAAGGAGCGCGGCGGGCTGGAACGGGAGTAGGACGACTGTGGACGGCTGGTGGGAACAGACGTCGAGACCGTGATGACGACCGCGGCGTTCCGGTGGTCCGGACTGGACCGATCAGTCGGTTTCGTCCGGGTCGTCGGACCCGATGGTCTCGCCGCAGTGAGGACACCGGTCGTACCGGAGTTCGACGCTCGCCTCGTGGACCGCCCGCATCGCGGCTCGAACGCGCTTCTCGCTGGCGATCTCCTCGTCGTAGGCCAGCGTCGCTCCTTCGACCTCGATCAGGAACTTGGCGACCTCGGTCGCCTCGAACATCACGTCGTCTAGCTCGTCGGCGGTGAGGAAGTCGCTCATCGCGCCGTAGAGGAACGTCGCACCGGCCGTCCGCACCTTCCCCTCGAAGTCCCGCCTGGCCTGATAGACCGCCTGGCGTGTGTACGTGTCGTCGAGGAAGGGCACGAGCTCCGGCAGTTGTTCGCCGACCTTCGTCATCTCGACCCCGGTCTTCGTCCGGAAGTCGGCACACAGCCTCGCGACGGCCCACTCACGTGCCGTGAACGCCACCCGGCCCCTAAGGAACACGTCCACTCGGTCGTTATCGGCGCCGTCGAGTCGCTCGAAGCGTCGCCGGTCACCGTTGGTACTCGGAACGGTCGCTTTCGTGTCGTCGGGCATGGTTGTTTCGTGCGGTTGCCCGCGACAGAAACAGGACCTACAGCTGTATACGCCTTTCTACCGCCCGAATCGGGTACTCGGAATCGGAGCGGATACGTGGTCTTCGAACCCCCCTACGACCGGCGGAACCTGGCCGAATCGTCTGCTACTGGTTCCCAGTCCAGAGTCCGGTATCGCGTCGGTCGTGGGAAGCGTGATGGAACACCCTCGGTGGCGAACGCAAGGGAAGAGAACGGGGCGTGAACCACGGGGGTCGACGAGCGAAACCGCCGAAGGCGGCCGAGAGGGGAGACCGCTAGAGAGGATTTACTGGAACGTCCGGCCCAGTTCGCCCTCCTCGGGCTCGGCTGTGTCGGCCTGCCGGAAGCGCTTCTCGATCTCTTCGTAGCGCTCGATCGTCTCGGGGGTGACGGAGGGCTTCACCTCGTCCAGTGCCGACTCGAAGTGGTCCATCGTGATGCGGACGTTGCCGACCGAGTCGGCGATCTCCTCGGGCTTCACCGACTCGATGAACTCGCGGGAGGCGTTCATCGACGCCTCGCGGCAGACGGCCTCGATGTCGGCGCCGACGTAGCCGTCCGTCCGGCGGGCCAGCGAGTCGAGGTCGACGTCGTCGGCCAGCGGCTTCTCCTCGGTGTGGACCTGGAAGATGGCCCGGCGGCCCTCCTCGTCCGGGACCGGCACGTGGACGTGGCGGTCGAGCCGGCCGGGGCGGAGCAGCGCCGAGTCGATGAGGTCCGGGCGGTTCGTCGTCGCGATGACGACCACGTCCTCCAGCGTCTCGAGGCCGTCGAGCTCCGTCAGGAGCTGCGAGACGACGCGCTCGGAGACGCCCGAGTCGCCCGTGTTGGTGCCGCGCTCGGTCGCGAGCGAGTCGATCTCGTCGAAGAAGATGACGGTGGGGGCGTTCTCGCGCGCCTTGCTGAACACCTCGCGCACGCCCTTCTCCGACTCGCCGACGAACTTGTTCAGGAGCTCAGGCCCCTTGACCGAGATGAAGTTCGACTCCGACTCGTTGGCGATGGCCTTCGCCAGCAGGGTCTTCCCCGTACCGGGCGGGCCGTACATCATCACGCCCTTGGCCGACTGCATGTCCATCGCCTCGAACACCTCGGGGTACTCGAGGGGCCACTGGATCGTCTCGCGGAGCCGTTCCTTGGTCGCCTCGAGACCGCCGACGTCGGCCCAGGTGACGTCCGGCACCTCGACGAACACCTCCCGGAGCGCGGAGGGCTCGATGCCCTTCATCGCCTCCTTCATGTCGGACTCGTTGACCTCGATGGAGTCGAGCACCTCGGCGTCGATCTCCTCCGCGTCGAGGTCGAGCTGCGGGCGGATGCGCCGCAGGGCGTTCATACCGGCTTCCTTCGCAAGCGACTCGAGGTCGGCGCCGACGAACCCGTGGGTGGACTCCGCGTACTCGTCGATGTCCACGCCCTCGGAGAGCGGCATGTTCCGCGTGTGGACCTGCAGGATCTCCTTGCGGCCGTCCCGGTCCGGGACGCCGATCTCGATCTCGCGGTCGAAGCGCCCGCCGCGGCGTAGCGCCGGGTCGATCGCGTCGACACGGTTGGTCGCGCCGATGACGACGACCTCGCCGCGCTCCTCGAGCCCGTCCATCAGCGAGAGCAGCTGGGCCACGACGCGGCGTTCCACGTCGCCGCCCGCCTCCTCGCGCTTGGGCGCGATGGAGTCCAGCTCGTCCATGAAGACGATCGCGGGGGCGTTCTCCTCGGCCTCCTCGAACACCTCGCGGAGCTGCTCCTCGGACTCCCCGTAGTACTTCGACATGATCTCGGGGCCCGACAGGGTCTGGAAGTGCGCGTCGATCTCGTTGGCGACGGCCTTCGCGATGAGCGTCTTCCCGGTGCCCGGCGGGCCGTGGAGCAGCACGCCCTTCGGCGGCTCGATGCCGAGCCGCTTGAACAGCTCGGGGTGGCGCATCGGCAGTTCGATCATCTCGCGGACCTGCTCGAGTTCGTCGTCGAGTCCGCCGATGTCCTCGTAGGCCACGTCCGGCGACTCCGCGCCCGACGTGGAGGCCTCGGCGATCTCCTCGGCCGGCTTCTCGGAGATGTCGACGTCGGTCGAGTCCGTGATGACGACCGTGCCGGACGGCTGGGTCGAGGCGATCTTCAGCGGGACCGCCTGCGAGCCGCCGCCCATGAGGCCGAGCCCGAGGGGGAACCTGATGGTCTGCCCCTGCGTGACCGGCTGGCCCGAGAGCTTGTCGCGGATGATCGAGCCGACGTTCCCGCGGATGCCGAACTGCTGGGGGAGCGCGATGGTGATGCGCTCGGCCGGCTCGACGTCGGCGGGTTCGACCTCGACGCGGTCGTCGATGCCGGCGCCGGCCTCCTGCCGTAGCTGACCGTCGATGCGGACGACGCCCGTGTCGTCGTCCTCGGGGTAGCCGGGCCACACCCGCGCGATAGCGGTCGAGTCACCCTCGAGGCGGATGTAATCGCCGCCCGAGAGCTCCAGTTCCTCGGCCGCGACGCGGTCGATCGCTGCGAGGCGCCGCCCCGCGTCCTTCTGCTTCAGTGGTTTGACAGTTAGTTTCATTGGGTGATCGTGATAGTGAGTACGCCGTTCTGCGTGTCAATGTTTGCGGCCGTGCCGGGGAGATCGATCTCGAACTCCTCATCGCCGTCCTCACGCTGCAGGACGACGATGGCGGTGTCGTCGACGGTGTCGACGTACACGTCCTCCTCGTCGATGTCGAGATCGGCGGCGAGCACGGTCGTGTCGTCGTAGTCGTAGCGACGCACGAACCGCTCGGTTTCCCCGTTGAATTGGCGTTGGTTCATGACGAATCCTAACTCCAGGTAATGCACCTTCCTATTTAAATCTTCCGTCGGCGAACCGCGGTACGACGGTGGTTATCGCACAATTGCGGTCGTGTTGCGGTTCATCCCGGCCCGCCCCCTGTCATTTTATCACACAGCCACGACGAGTACAGACATGGAGCGAATCGCGCACCACGGTCGCGAGACTGCCTACCGTGTTTCCGACAGAGGAGGTGACGGGCCGGGACTGCTGTGTATCCACGGGAGCGGGGGTTCCGCGGGGGCGTGGAAGTCCCAGTCTCGACTCGCCGACAGGGCACCGATTGTCGCGCTTGACCTCAGCGGCCACGGCGAGAGCGAGGACGTCGCCTCGTCGGCAGGTCCCGACGCCCTGGAAGCGTACGTCGAGGACGTCGTCGCGGTCGCCGAGGAGACGGACGCGAGCATCCTCGTCGGTAACTCGCTGGGCGGTGCCGTGGCGATGTGGACCGCCCTCGAACGTGGTCTCCCTCTCGACGGGCTCGTGCTCACCGGGACCGGCGCGAAACTCGCAGTTCTCGACGACCTGTTGGCGTGGCTCGGGGACGACTTCGACCGGGCGATCGAGTTCCTCCACGCACCCGACAGGTTGTTCCACGATCCCGACGAGCAGTCCCTCGAACTCTCGAAGGGGGCGATGCGGCAGGCCGGGCGCGCCGTCACGGAACGCGACTTCCGTACCTGCCACGCGTTCGACGTCCGCGACAGGCTCGGGGAACTCGACGTCCCCGCGCTAGCCGTCGTCGGCGAGCACGACAAGATGACACCACTGCGGTACCACGAGTTCCTGGCCGACAACATGCCCGATTGCGACATAGCCGTCGTCGAGGACGCCGCCCACCTCGCGATGCTGGAGGCTCCCGAGGCGTTCAACGAGGCTGTGGAGACGTTCCTCGATCGGATCGGGGACGAAGGTTGAAACGGGAGAGCGGGACCACCCTCACGTGTGAAGTGAACGTCACTCCGGCGTAGCTCGCAGTTGCGCAGTTCACGGCGCGGGGACGGTCGGCCGCACGTCCGTCGTCGAAACGGTCGCACGAGCGGCCGTCGAACCGCCTGTCAGCCCCCTGATCGACGAGATCAGTACACGTTCTCGACGTCGTCCTCGACGTGGCTGTGTTCCTCGGCCGGGAACTCCCCGGCCTCGACCTCCTTCTTGTAGGCCGAAACGGCCCGTTCCATCTCCTCGCGCACGTTTCCGAACTGCTTCGAGAACGGCGGCGACCAGTCGTCCAGCCCGAGTACGTCTGTGATGACGAGCACCTGCCCGTCGGTGTGGCGGCCCGCGCCGATGCCGATCGTGGGAATCGAAAGCGCCTCCGTCACCTGGCGCGCGAGGTTCGCCGGAACGTGCTCGAGGACGAGGGAGAACGCGCCCGCCTCCTCGTGTTCCCGGGCCAGTTCGATCAGTTCCTCCGCCGCGCCACGATCGGTCCCCTGTCGCTGGTATCCGCCCAGTTGGTTCACGTGTTGTGGCGTGAGCCCGAGATGGGCCATCACGGGGATCCCGATGTCGACGAGCCGCCGGGTCAGTTCGACCGTATGAGGGCCCGATTCGAGCTTCACCGCGTCGGCGTCGGCCTCCTTGAGCATCCGACCGGCGTTCTCGACGCTCTCGGCTTCGTCGACGCCGAACGAGAGGAACGGCATGTCGGCGACCACCAGCGCGTCCTCGGTCGCCCGAGCGACGGCGCCAGTCCTGCTCCGCACCTCCTCGAGCGTGACGGGGAGCGTCGAGTCGTAGCCGAGCACCGCGTTCCCCATGCTGTCACCGACGAGGATGACGTCCACGCCCGCCCCGTCGACGACGGCCGCCGTCGGCGCGTCGTATGCCGTGAGCATCGTGATCGGCTCCTCACCCGCCTTCTCCCGGAGGGTCCGTGTAGTGGTCACGGGCGGGTATTCGACGGCGAGCCGATAAATTCGACCGGTTCGACGCAACGGTTTACTTCCCCGGTGAGGAGGGCGAATCATGGACTCCAGGGGGATCTCGCCGGTGATCGGGACGCTCCTCCTGCTCGCCATCGTCGCGATCCTGGCGGCCGTCCTCGGGACGTTCGCACTCGGATTCGACGATCAGCTGTTCCAGCCGGCCCCGCAGGTGGCACTGGAGGTCTCCGAGTACGACGCCGCCGGCGACGGAAACGGTGGGAAACCCTACCTCGAGATAAACCACCGGGCCGGCGACATCGCCGACGGGACGAAGGTGTCCGTTCGTGACGAGTCGGGGAACGAGGTCGCCTGGGCGGACGTGTGGACGACCGGTCCGACCGTCGGGCCGGGGTCGTACGCCCACATCGACGGCTGTGGCAGCGACGGTGCCCTCGACCCGGTTACGACCCGCGGTCAGACGTACTCCATCGTCTTCAAACACGACGGGAGAACGCTCACCATCCACGAGGTCGACGTCCCCTCGGAACCGACCGGGACGGGAACCTGCTGAGCGAGACGAACCGACACCCCTTAGCACGACCGTCCGAAGAACCAGCCATGCCGACGCGCGTCGAGACGACGAACCCGGAC belongs to Halorarum halophilum and includes:
- a CDS encoding DUF5806 family protein, yielding MPDDTKATVPSTNGDRRRFERLDGADNDRVDVFLRGRVAFTAREWAVARLCADFRTKTGVEMTKVGEQLPELVPFLDDTYTRQAVYQARRDFEGKVRTAGATFLYGAMSDFLTADELDDVMFEATEVAKFLIEVEGATLAYDEEIASEKRVRAAMRAVHEASVELRYDRCPHCGETIGSDDPDETD
- a CDS encoding DUF7127 family protein, which gives rise to MNQRQFNGETERFVRRYDYDDTTVLAADLDIDEEDVYVDTVDDTAIVVLQREDGDEEFEIDLPGTAANIDTQNGVLTITITQ
- the panB gene encoding 3-methyl-2-oxobutanoate hydroxymethyltransferase; its protein translation is MTTTRTLREKAGEEPITMLTAYDAPTAAVVDGAGVDVILVGDSMGNAVLGYDSTLPVTLEEVRSRTGAVARATEDALVVADMPFLSFGVDEAESVENAGRMLKEADADAVKLESGPHTVELTRRLVDIGIPVMAHLGLTPQHVNQLGGYQRQGTDRGAAEELIELAREHEEAGAFSLVLEHVPANLARQVTEALSIPTIGIGAGRHTDGQVLVITDVLGLDDWSPPFSKQFGNVREEMERAVSAYKKEVEAGEFPAEEHSHVEDDVENVY
- a CDS encoding DUF456 domain-containing protein, whose protein sequence is MVDLVTGVALLLLLVAVAGSLLPLVPSGLTALAGVYGYYFFAPGAGEDMGLWLLAGFTVVGLVTALVEHFGGALASKAGGAETETMILAGLSSVLLLFVLGPLGVVVGVVAVVVLAELRAGKEPREAVVASVWTVAGLLGSTVAQFLLTLSMLVGFVTFVLLLS
- a CDS encoding BKACE family enzyme, whose translation is MTYQEYLDGKPVVVTAALTGGIHGKETHPGLPETPEEIAAAAAACEEAGAAIVHLHARRDNGERAFSTERFQAVTDAVRDATDDLVIQHSTGGTAAPDALRAEPLRTDPAPEMASLDMGPMNRGRRLTSENTRDTIDGLHAEMRERGIKPELEVFNDGHLNESFRILDDLADPPYLNLIFGPGTLSPPSPANLQHMVDQLPDRAEFNVIGFGPHQLPLTTQSLLLGGHVRVGLEDNSYYRKGERATNEALVARSVRIAEELGRPVASPAEARDLLGL
- the moaA gene encoding GTP 3',8-cyclase MoaA, which gives rise to MQAPLEDDFGRAVTGVRVSLTDRCNFDCVYCHNEGLGDTRGPMDAQENEMTADDVVTFLEVAAEFGVDSVKLTGGEPMLREDLEEIIRRTPDSMETSMTTNGTFLPGRAEDLVDAGLDRVNVSQDALDPEAFGEITKSGAYEKVMEGVEAALDAGLAPVKLNMVVFEHTAGYVEGMVEHVAENDGLQLQLIEYMPELTGRPEWNIDIGRVHDWLADIADRVERREMHDRKRYFVNGGMVEIVDPVENAGFCANCGRVRVTHEGYLKGCLNRNDDLKSMGEMTKPEIREAYRQVVADRVPYYGEYLVENDRGEYEINEKYIGA
- a CDS encoding Mrp/NBP35 family ATP-binding protein, with the translated sequence MDEATVRDRLATVEDPALGDDIVSLGLVNAVEVDDEAGVVRVSLALGAPYSPDETDMAGRVREALSGTDYEIDLSASLPSDVGEEDQVLPGVTNVIAVASGKGGVGKSTVAVNLAAGLSKLGARVGLFDADVYGPNVPRMVDADEAPRATGEDTIVPPEKYGMRLMSMAFLVGEDDPVIWRGPMVHKVLTQLVEDVEWGDLDYMVLDLPPGTGDTQLTILQTLPLTGAVIVTTPEDVALDDANKGLRMFGKHETNVLGIVENMSGFVCPDCGSEHDVFGKGGGKAFAADNDLPFLGGVPLDPAVRKGGDGGKPIVLREDSETADAFKLVTENVANNVGVVQRRRASQRASRDAPTQ
- a CDS encoding amidase, with the protein product MTEGAWDEQEEAARRFVERARSLPGDDTYPAFPPAEPVGRADPYGAFATALETPESVDGPLSDLDLATKDNVAVRGVTHRAGTGRLAWEPDHDATVVERLRVAGADLVGTTRMDPFALGVTGEGCVAGRTENPAVAGAVPGGSSSGSAAAVAGGLADAALGTDTAGSVRVPASFCDLVGVKPTFDLVPRTGVLDLAPTLDHVGVLARDVGTAARVLGALGGGDPLRPATAHTDPVRPTGTLDSELGRLRVGVPEEFVAAADPGVRATVEGTLADLAGRAGVTVERLDFPEHGDAGFVNQLHTLREFARLRAGGGQPLGNGRFPDARTALATSLSDAEVPPRVHRLAAIGEALRREGRDAYAAGWDARRRQVRRTRSCFDRVDVLAAPTTPMTAPEFGAVGGEDRHEVSVPEVVANTAPFNNTGSPAVSVPCSRADGAPVGIQFAAPRGEDALALRAALAVERLS
- a CDS encoding alpha/beta fold hydrolase — its product is MERIAHHGRETAYRVSDRGGDGPGLLCIHGSGGSAGAWKSQSRLADRAPIVALDLSGHGESEDVASSAGPDALEAYVEDVVAVAEETDASILVGNSLGGAVAMWTALERGLPLDGLVLTGTGAKLAVLDDLLAWLGDDFDRAIEFLHAPDRLFHDPDEQSLELSKGAMRQAGRAVTERDFRTCHAFDVRDRLGELDVPALAVVGEHDKMTPLRYHEFLADNMPDCDIAVVEDAAHLAMLEAPEAFNEAVETFLDRIGDEG
- a CDS encoding hotdog domain-containing protein, which codes for MNPADLPEEGTVVRHERTFTREEVREFADLSGDRGTHHEERDEQGRLLVHGLLTATLPTKIGGDLDVLAREMTFEFRRPVHTGERIVCEVTVADVEHGDGRADVTAPFVCHNGDGELVLSGSFDGVVFA
- a CDS encoding CDC48 family AAA ATPase, translated to MKLTVKPLKQKDAGRRLAAIDRVAAEELELSGGDYIRLEGDSTAIARVWPGYPEDDDTGVVRIDGQLRQEAGAGIDDRVEVEPADVEPAERITIALPQQFGIRGNVGSIIRDKLSGQPVTQGQTIRFPLGLGLMGGGSQAVPLKIASTQPSGTVVITDSTDVDISEKPAEEIAEASTSGAESPDVAYEDIGGLDDELEQVREMIELPMRHPELFKRLGIEPPKGVLLHGPPGTGKTLIAKAVANEIDAHFQTLSGPEIMSKYYGESEEQLREVFEEAEENAPAIVFMDELDSIAPKREEAGGDVERRVVAQLLSLMDGLEERGEVVVIGATNRVDAIDPALRRGGRFDREIEIGVPDRDGRKEILQVHTRNMPLSEGVDIDEYAESTHGFVGADLESLAKEAGMNALRRIRPQLDLDAEEIDAEVLDSIEVNESDMKEAMKGIEPSALREVFVEVPDVTWADVGGLEATKERLRETIQWPLEYPEVFEAMDMQSAKGVMMYGPPGTGKTLLAKAIANESESNFISVKGPELLNKFVGESEKGVREVFSKARENAPTVIFFDEIDSLATERGTNTGDSGVSERVVSQLLTELDGLETLEDVVVIATTNRPDLIDSALLRPGRLDRHVHVPVPDEEGRRAIFQVHTEEKPLADDVDLDSLARRTDGYVGADIEAVCREASMNASREFIESVKPEEIADSVGNVRITMDHFESALDEVKPSVTPETIERYEEIEKRFRQADTAEPEEGELGRTFQ
- a CDS encoding type IV pilin; its protein translation is MDSRGISPVIGTLLLLAIVAILAAVLGTFALGFDDQLFQPAPQVALEVSEYDAAGDGNGGKPYLEINHRAGDIADGTKVSVRDESGNEVAWADVWTTGPTVGPGSYAHIDGCGSDGALDPVTTRGQTYSIVFKHDGRTLTIHEVDVPSEPTGTGTC